In a genomic window of Arthrobacter woluwensis:
- the fbaA gene encoding class II fructose-bisphosphate aldolase: protein MPIATPEIYADMIDRAKAGGFAYPAVNVTSSQTLNAALRGFAEAGSDGIIQVSTGGAAYWSGASVKDMVAGSLAFAAFAREVAKNYDINIALHTDHCPKDKLDGFVLPLLAASEAEVKAGRDPLFNSHMWDGSHEELGENLRIARELLDRTAAAKMILEVEIGTVGGEEDGVENEINEKLYTTTEDALATIEALGSGENGRYITALTFGNVHGVYKPGGVKLRPELLKKIQEEVGAKIGKASPFDLVFHGGSGSSEQEIADAVSYGVIKMNVDTDTQYAFTRPVAGHMFSNYDGVLKVDGEIGNKKAYDPRVWGASAEAGMAARIVEAAQQLGSAGKSGK, encoded by the coding sequence ATGCCTATCGCAACCCCGGAAATCTACGCCGACATGATCGACCGTGCCAAGGCAGGCGGCTTCGCCTACCCGGCCGTGAACGTCACCTCCTCGCAGACCCTCAACGCGGCCCTCCGTGGTTTCGCCGAGGCCGGCTCTGACGGCATCATCCAGGTCTCCACCGGTGGCGCGGCCTACTGGTCCGGCGCCTCCGTCAAGGACATGGTGGCCGGTTCCCTCGCCTTCGCGGCCTTCGCCCGCGAAGTGGCCAAGAACTACGACATCAACATCGCCCTGCACACGGATCACTGCCCCAAGGACAAGCTGGACGGTTTCGTCCTGCCGCTGCTCGCAGCCTCGGAGGCCGAGGTCAAGGCCGGCCGCGACCCGCTCTTCAACTCCCACATGTGGGACGGCTCCCACGAGGAGCTCGGCGAGAACCTGCGCATCGCCCGTGAGCTCCTGGACCGCACCGCGGCCGCCAAGATGATCCTCGAGGTCGAGATCGGCACCGTCGGCGGCGAAGAGGACGGTGTGGAGAACGAGATCAACGAGAAGCTCTACACCACCACCGAGGACGCCCTGGCGACCATCGAGGCCCTGGGCTCCGGCGAGAACGGCCGCTACATCACGGCCCTCACCTTCGGCAATGTGCACGGCGTGTACAAGCCGGGCGGCGTGAAGCTGCGTCCCGAGCTGCTGAAGAAGATCCAGGAAGAGGTCGGCGCCAAGATCGGCAAGGCCAGCCCGTTCGACCTGGTCTTCCACGGCGGCTCCGGCTCCTCCGAGCAGGAGATAGCGGACGCCGTCTCCTACGGTGTCATCAAGATGAACGTGGACACGGACACCCAGTACGCCTTCACCCGTCCGGTGGCCGGCCACATGTTCAGCAACTACGACGGTGTGCTGAAGGTCGACGGCGAGATCGGCAACAAGAAGGCCTACGACCCGCGCGTCTGGGGCGCCTCCGCCGAGGCCGGCATGGCGGCCCGCATCGTCGAAGCCGCTCAGCAGCTCGGTTCCGCCGGCAAGAGCGGCAAGTAA
- a CDS encoding DUF3151 domain-containing protein has product MSDEFRSNLLGPEPTKLPAETEVYQHLALGAHPQELVAKYPASSLLWALAAEQAWTEGRTVESYAFARVGYHRGLDALRRNGWRGAGPIPWEHEPNQGFLRALYALGRASAAIGEPDEPERISTFLNDSDPTAKAAIEAL; this is encoded by the coding sequence ATGTCCGACGAATTCCGTTCGAACCTCCTGGGGCCCGAGCCCACGAAGCTGCCGGCCGAGACCGAGGTGTACCAGCACCTCGCCCTCGGCGCGCACCCTCAGGAGCTCGTGGCGAAGTACCCGGCGTCGTCCCTGCTCTGGGCCCTCGCGGCCGAGCAGGCCTGGACTGAAGGCCGGACCGTCGAGTCCTACGCGTTCGCCCGCGTGGGATACCACCGCGGTCTGGACGCCCTGCGCCGCAACGGCTGGCGCGGCGCCGGTCCCATCCCGTGGGAGCACGAGCCGAACCAGGGCTTCCTCCGGGCGCTCTACGCCCTGGGACGCGCCTCCGCAGCGATCGGTGAGCCCGACGAGCCGGAGCGGATCTCGACGTTCCTGAACGACTCGGACCCCACGGCGAAGGCGGCCATCGAGGCCCTCTGA
- a CDS encoding AMP-binding protein: protein MFSSPFPDVDIPDVSVYDYLFGSLDDKDRARIALVDGTTGAETDYGTLVAQIDAVAGYLAAHGVRPGDVVGLFSPNIPAFAAVFHGILRAGAAATTINALYTADEVGHQLEDAGAGWLFTISPFLERAEAAAAHQGIPAERLVVLDGAPGHPSLKDVLTAGHPAPEVHLDPATHIAALPFSSGTSGKPKGVMLTHRNLVANVQQSRALLEVDRDDVLLALLPFFHIYGMTVLLNLALAERAQLVTMPKFDLTEFLRIIQEHRVTYLFIAPPVAVALAKHPLVADYDLSSVHTALSGAAPLDEELGHAVAERLGCTMLQGYGMSEMSPVSHLIPRSAEGVPLGSCGYTVPNMDIRIVDLATGEDIDPPAEGVSEPGHLLCRGPNVMVGYLNLPEATAETLDSDGFLHTGDIATVSSTGVVSIVDRLKELIKYKGYQIPPAELEALLLTHPEVADVAVVGAFDEDHQEVPKAFVVRQPGSELDAAAVMEFVAAHVAPHKKVRQVEFLDAIPKSASGKILRRELRKA from the coding sequence GTGTTCAGCAGCCCGTTCCCCGACGTCGACATCCCCGATGTGAGCGTTTATGACTACCTTTTCGGCTCACTGGATGACAAGGACCGGGCGCGGATCGCCCTGGTCGACGGGACCACCGGCGCCGAGACCGACTACGGGACGCTCGTGGCACAGATCGACGCGGTCGCGGGCTATCTGGCCGCCCATGGCGTGCGGCCGGGAGATGTGGTGGGGCTCTTCTCCCCCAACATCCCGGCCTTCGCCGCCGTGTTCCACGGGATCCTCCGCGCCGGCGCCGCCGCCACCACCATCAATGCGCTCTACACGGCCGACGAAGTGGGTCATCAGCTCGAGGACGCCGGGGCCGGCTGGCTCTTCACGATCTCGCCGTTCCTGGAGCGCGCCGAAGCCGCCGCGGCCCATCAGGGCATCCCCGCGGAACGCCTCGTGGTCCTCGACGGTGCTCCGGGACACCCGTCGCTCAAGGACGTGCTGACCGCCGGCCACCCGGCACCCGAGGTGCACCTCGACCCCGCCACCCACATCGCGGCACTGCCCTTCTCCTCCGGCACGAGCGGCAAGCCCAAGGGCGTCATGCTCACGCACCGCAACCTGGTGGCCAACGTCCAGCAGAGCCGGGCGCTGCTGGAGGTCGACCGCGACGACGTGCTGCTGGCGCTGCTCCCGTTCTTCCACATCTACGGGATGACCGTGTTGCTGAACCTGGCCCTCGCCGAACGGGCGCAGCTCGTCACAATGCCCAAGTTCGACCTCACGGAGTTCCTGCGCATCATCCAGGAGCACCGCGTGACGTACCTCTTCATCGCCCCTCCCGTGGCCGTGGCCCTGGCGAAGCACCCCCTCGTGGCGGACTACGACCTCTCCAGCGTCCACACCGCCCTGTCCGGGGCCGCGCCGCTGGATGAGGAACTGGGCCATGCCGTCGCGGAACGCCTCGGCTGCACGATGCTGCAGGGCTACGGCATGAGCGAAATGAGCCCCGTCTCCCACCTGATCCCCCGCTCGGCGGAAGGCGTGCCGCTGGGCAGCTGCGGCTACACGGTGCCGAACATGGACATCCGGATCGTGGACCTGGCCACCGGGGAGGACATCGACCCGCCGGCCGAGGGCGTGAGCGAACCGGGTCATCTGCTCTGCCGCGGGCCCAACGTCATGGTCGGGTACCTGAACCTCCCTGAAGCGACGGCGGAGACCCTCGACTCCGACGGCTTCCTGCACACCGGGGACATCGCCACGGTCTCCTCCACCGGCGTGGTCAGCATCGTCGACCGGCTCAAGGAGCTCATCAAGTACAAGGGCTATCAGATCCCGCCGGCCGAGCTGGAGGCCCTGCTGCTCACGCACCCGGAGGTCGCCGACGTCGCGGTGGTCGGCGCCTTCGACGAGGACCACCAGGAGGTGCCCAAGGCGTTCGTCGTGCGGCAGCCCGGTTCGGAACTCGACGCCGCCGCGGTCATGGAGTTCGTGGCGGCCCACGTCGCGCCGCACAAGAAGGTCCGGCAGGTCGAGTTCCTGGACGCGATCCCGAAGTCGGCGTCCGGGAAGATCCTGCGACGCGAGCTGCGGAAGGCCTGA
- a CDS encoding signal peptidase I → MLTRSIRTVREVLLSVAAVLGLLCLLSVLAALLCGAGFVVFRTGSMEPEYPVGALSLTVRVPADQLKPGEVASVTRQGTKTLVTHRVVSVTPEPGAGKGAATLVLKGDANGSQDPLPYQVMSAQRVVFTVPVLGSWVMATRGPWFLGAATLVIAALVTWAFWPHREPRHRGGQQAGPQESS, encoded by the coding sequence GTGCTGACGCGCAGCATCAGGACGGTCCGCGAAGTTCTTCTGAGCGTCGCGGCCGTCCTGGGCCTGTTGTGTCTGCTGTCCGTCCTGGCGGCCCTGCTGTGCGGTGCGGGATTCGTGGTGTTCCGGACCGGTTCCATGGAACCGGAGTACCCGGTGGGCGCCCTGTCCCTCACGGTCCGGGTTCCCGCTGACCAACTCAAGCCCGGGGAGGTGGCCTCCGTGACGCGTCAGGGCACGAAGACCCTGGTCACGCACCGCGTGGTCTCCGTGACGCCCGAGCCCGGCGCGGGGAAGGGCGCGGCGACCCTGGTGCTCAAGGGAGATGCCAACGGCTCTCAGGACCCGTTGCCGTACCAGGTGATGTCTGCGCAGCGCGTGGTCTTCACGGTCCCTGTCCTGGGATCCTGGGTCATGGCCACCCGTGGCCCGTGGTTCCTGGGCGCCGCCACGCTGGTGATCGCCGCCTTGGTGACCTGGGCCTTCTGGCCGCACCGGGAGCCGCGGCACCGCGGAGGGCAGCAGGCGGGTCCTCAGGAGTCGTCATGA